Proteins encoded within one genomic window of Halorussus salilacus:
- a CDS encoding formate/nitrite transporter family protein, with protein sequence MSVAPDPAEIFDRAVEEGERRLDQSLLELVSTSFIAGFTVVFGVVALGIVEAAVEPRFGEVATVAGALAFGPGLVFLVVGRAELFNENFFDPVATAVAADDSWLVGPLVRLWTVTFALNLLGGGLLVAVLSVEGALPTGAPHVLARTAEEIVARTAAAEFVKAITGGALVSLLSFLLLAVDSVGSRITVAYIVGVLLTLGPFDHVVVTILHVLFGAFLGADVSLGALAVTTAVVTAGNLVGGLGLVTLSHVAQVRGAREDGG encoded by the coding sequence GTGTCGGTCGCGCCCGACCCCGCCGAGATATTCGACCGGGCGGTCGAGGAGGGCGAGCGCCGCCTCGACCAGTCGTTGCTCGAACTCGTCTCGACCAGCTTCATCGCGGGGTTCACCGTCGTCTTCGGCGTCGTGGCGCTCGGCATCGTCGAGGCCGCGGTCGAACCCCGGTTCGGCGAGGTCGCCACGGTCGCGGGAGCGCTCGCGTTCGGTCCCGGCCTCGTGTTCCTCGTCGTGGGGCGCGCCGAACTGTTCAACGAGAACTTCTTCGACCCGGTCGCGACGGCGGTCGCGGCCGACGACTCGTGGCTGGTCGGTCCGCTGGTCCGGCTGTGGACCGTGACCTTCGCGCTCAATCTCCTCGGCGGCGGCCTCCTCGTGGCCGTTCTGTCGGTCGAGGGCGCGCTCCCGACGGGAGCGCCCCACGTACTGGCTCGGACCGCCGAGGAGATCGTCGCCCGGACGGCCGCGGCCGAGTTCGTGAAGGCCATCACCGGGGGCGCGCTCGTCTCCCTGCTGTCGTTCCTCCTGCTCGCGGTCGATAGCGTGGGGAGTCGTATCACCGTCGCGTACATCGTCGGGGTCCTGCTGACGCTCGGTCCCTTCGACCACGTCGTCGTCACGATTCTCCACGTCCTCTTCGGCGCGTTCCTCGGGGCGGACGTGAGCCTCGGCGCGCTGGCCGTGACGACCGCCGTCGTCACGGCCGGGAACCTCGTCGGGGGACTCGGACTGGTCACGCTCAGCCACGTCGCGCAGGTCAGGGGAGCGCGCGAGGACGGCGGGTGA
- a CDS encoding archaemetzincin family Zn-dependent metalloprotease gives MLVDVVPVGDVSAQVKRQASVALRSVYDCDVTIHDSQSVPSGAHDEKRDQYRAEEFIELAGRVGSGEKNIAITPEDLFYRRRNYVFGLAYLDGKGSVISTYRLQTSSDGGFSNRSASEIFSDRVRKEVVHEIGHTMGLEHCDNKRCVMNFSPTVREVDVKEENLCGSCQRTVL, from the coding sequence ATGCTCGTTGACGTCGTCCCCGTGGGGGACGTTTCCGCGCAGGTCAAGCGACAGGCCTCGGTCGCCCTCCGTTCGGTCTACGACTGCGACGTGACGATTCACGACTCCCAGTCGGTCCCGTCGGGGGCCCACGACGAGAAGCGCGACCAGTACCGCGCCGAGGAGTTCATCGAACTCGCGGGCCGGGTGGGGTCGGGCGAGAAGAACATCGCCATCACGCCCGAGGACCTGTTCTACCGGCGGCGCAACTACGTCTTCGGTCTGGCCTACCTCGACGGCAAGGGCAGCGTCATCTCGACCTACCGGCTCCAGACCTCCAGCGACGGCGGCTTCTCGAACCGGAGCGCGAGCGAGATATTCTCCGACCGGGTCCGCAAGGAGGTCGTCCACGAGATCGGCCACACCATGGGACTGGAGCACTGCGACAACAAGCGATGCGTCATGAACTTCTCGCCGACCGTCCGCGAGGTCGACGTGAAGGAGGAGAACCTCTGCGGGTCGTGTCAGCGCACGGTCCTGTAG
- a CDS encoding ribosome biogenesis/translation initiation ATPase RLI — protein sequence MADDSIAVVDLERCQPDRCSYECKNYCPPNRTGKECITLRGEDTEEGQPDQIHISEEICLGETCGICVEKCPFDAIEIINLPQELQDEPVHRYGENAFSLYGLPVPLEGQVTGILGPNGIGKTTAVKILAGELAPNLGDHAEPPGWEAVLDAYRGTELQDYLHAVKDGDVSVSRKPQYVDKIPDRFDGPTAQLLENTDERGVLDDLLSRLEIEHVMDQDIDSLSGGELQRVALVACLARDADFYFVDEITPYLDISQRVAAARLVQEMAEEQGKSMLVVEHDLAILDLVADNLHVAYGEPGAYGVITDPKSVRNGINEYLKGYLDNENMRIRPEAIEFEEHAPRQVTRADTLVEYPDLSKSYGEGEFGLDVEGGTIRENEVLGVVGPNGIGKSTFAKLLAGRLDPDEGELDFRLDIAYKPQYIEIDQPMRVDVFMRSITDKVGSSYWNTEIAQPLQLERIMEQDLTDLSGGERQRVAIAACLSKSADLYLLDEPSAYLDVEQRVRATRAIRRFAEQQDATVLVIDHDIYMIDLLADRLMVFDGEPAVQGRASKPKGMREGMNDFLSNLDITFRRDENVGRPRINKPGSQLDREQKKQGEYYYAP from the coding sequence ATGGCCGACGACAGCATCGCGGTCGTGGACCTAGAGCGGTGTCAGCCCGACCGCTGTAGCTACGAGTGCAAGAACTACTGCCCACCGAACCGGACGGGCAAGGAGTGCATCACGCTCCGGGGCGAGGACACCGAGGAGGGCCAACCCGACCAGATACACATCAGCGAGGAGATCTGTCTGGGCGAGACCTGCGGCATCTGCGTCGAGAAGTGCCCCTTCGACGCCATCGAGATTATCAACCTCCCCCAGGAACTGCAGGACGAACCGGTCCACCGCTACGGCGAGAACGCCTTCTCGCTGTACGGCCTGCCGGTCCCGCTTGAGGGGCAGGTCACCGGCATCCTCGGGCCGAACGGTATCGGGAAGACCACGGCCGTCAAGATTCTGGCGGGCGAACTCGCCCCCAACCTCGGCGACCACGCCGAGCCGCCGGGCTGGGAGGCGGTGCTCGACGCCTATCGCGGCACGGAGCTACAGGACTACCTGCACGCGGTCAAGGACGGCGACGTGAGCGTCTCGCGAAAGCCTCAGTACGTCGACAAGATTCCCGACCGCTTCGACGGACCGACCGCTCAGTTGCTGGAGAACACCGACGAGCGCGGCGTGCTCGACGACCTGCTCTCGCGCCTCGAAATCGAGCACGTCATGGACCAGGACATCGACAGCCTCTCGGGCGGCGAACTCCAGCGCGTGGCGCTCGTAGCGTGTCTCGCTCGGGACGCCGACTTCTACTTCGTCGACGAGATAACGCCGTACCTCGACATCAGCCAGCGCGTGGCGGCCGCGCGCCTGGTCCAAGAGATGGCCGAGGAACAGGGCAAGTCGATGCTGGTCGTCGAGCACGACCTCGCCATCCTCGACCTCGTGGCCGACAACCTCCACGTCGCGTACGGTGAGCCCGGCGCGTACGGCGTCATCACCGACCCGAAATCCGTCCGGAACGGCATCAACGAGTACCTCAAGGGCTATCTCGACAACGAGAACATGCGCATCCGGCCGGAGGCAATCGAGTTCGAGGAGCACGCCCCCCGGCAGGTCACCCGCGCCGACACGCTGGTCGAGTACCCCGACCTCTCGAAGTCCTACGGCGAGGGCGAGTTCGGCCTCGACGTGGAGGGCGGCACGATTCGCGAGAACGAGGTGCTGGGCGTGGTCGGCCCGAACGGCATCGGGAAGTCCACCTTCGCCAAACTGCTGGCGGGGCGCCTCGACCCCGACGAGGGCGAACTCGACTTCCGGCTCGACATCGCGTACAAGCCCCAGTACATCGAAATCGACCAGCCGATGCGGGTCGACGTCTTCATGCGCTCGATTACGGACAAGGTCGGCTCGTCGTACTGGAACACCGAGATCGCCCAGCCGCTCCAACTGGAGCGCATCATGGAGCAGGACCTCACCGACCTCTCGGGCGGCGAGCGCCAGCGGGTCGCCATCGCGGCCTGCCTCTCGAAGTCGGCCGACCTCTACCTGCTCGACGAGCCCAGCGCCTACCTCGACGTCGAACAGCGGGTGCGCGCGACCCGCGCCATCCGGCGGTTCGCCGAACAGCAGGACGCCACCGTGCTGGTCATCGACCACGACATCTACATGATCGACCTGTTGGCCGACCGGCTGATGGTGTTCGACGGCGAACCCGCGGTGCAGGGCCGCGCGAGCAAGCCCAAGGGGATGCGCGAGGGGATGAACGACTTCCTGTCGAACCTCGACATCACCTTCCGGCGCGACGAGAACGTCGGGCGACCCCGCATCAACAAGCCCGGGAGCCAGCTCGACCGCGAGCAGAAAAAGCAGGGCGAGTACTACTACGCGCCCTGA
- a CDS encoding helix-turn-helix transcriptional regulator, producing MVSESEREDIDDLPPSAKLVFKVLEYKGALTQKQIVEESMLSARTVRYALERLEELGVVEEDVYFADARQNLYEIDVCSEANAEAADAQKSAQ from the coding sequence ATGGTATCTGAGTCCGAGCGAGAGGACATCGACGACCTACCGCCGAGCGCGAAGCTGGTTTTCAAGGTGCTCGAATACAAGGGTGCGCTCACCCAGAAGCAGATCGTCGAGGAGTCGATGCTCTCGGCCCGAACGGTCCGATACGCTCTCGAACGACTGGAGGAACTGGGAGTCGTGGAGGAGGACGTGTACTTCGCCGACGCGCGACAGAACCTCTACGAGATAGACGTGTGCAGCGAGGCGAACGCGGAGGCCGCCGACGCCCAGAAGTCGGCGCAGTAG
- a CDS encoding metalloprotease family protein encodes MLIIPGFLISLVTFPGVVVHEFAHERLCARYDVPVAEVCYFRLGNPAGYVLHEEPDRYRDAFAVSVAPFLVNTLIALALFGVLALLWGKPDASGFHVDRFGIAGYALLWLGASVAMHAFPSTGDAKNIWARTKSEWREHPVVLLALPAVLVIYLANLLSIFWLDAIYALGLLLVALLSVGMLH; translated from the coding sequence ATGCTCATCATCCCCGGGTTCCTGATAAGCCTCGTGACGTTCCCCGGTGTCGTTGTCCACGAGTTCGCGCACGAGCGACTCTGCGCCAGGTACGACGTTCCGGTGGCCGAGGTCTGCTACTTTCGACTCGGTAATCCGGCCGGATACGTCCTCCACGAGGAGCCCGACCGGTACCGGGACGCGTTCGCGGTCAGCGTCGCGCCGTTCCTGGTGAACACGCTCATTGCGCTCGCGCTGTTCGGCGTGCTGGCGTTGCTGTGGGGCAAGCCCGACGCAAGCGGATTCCACGTCGACCGGTTCGGAATCGCCGGATACGCCCTGCTCTGGCTGGGTGCCAGCGTCGCCATGCACGCGTTTCCGAGCACCGGCGACGCCAAGAACATCTGGGCGCGGACGAAGTCGGAGTGGCGCGAACATCCGGTCGTCCTCCTCGCGCTTCCCGCCGTGTTGGTCATCTACCTCGCGAATCTCCTGAGCATTTTCTGGCTCGACGCGATATACGCGCTCGGCCTGTTGCTGGTCGCCCTGCTCTCGGTCGGGATGCTCCACTGA
- a CDS encoding UPF0146 family protein produces the protein MDPRTRDALADRLSGFETLVEVGIGRRTDVAAALADAGKTVTATDVHVREVPAGVRFVEDDLWDPDPAVYRDADAIYALNLPPELHGPAREAARRADAALLFTTLGGDGPAIPVERETLPGETLFVARE, from the coding sequence GTGGACCCGCGCACCCGCGACGCCCTCGCCGACCGCCTCTCGGGGTTCGAGACGCTCGTCGAGGTCGGAATCGGCCGCCGGACCGACGTGGCGGCGGCGCTCGCCGACGCCGGGAAGACCGTGACCGCGACCGACGTGCACGTCCGCGAGGTGCCCGCGGGCGTGAGGTTCGTCGAGGACGACCTCTGGGACCCCGACCCCGCGGTCTACCGGGACGCCGACGCGATCTACGCGCTGAACCTCCCACCCGAACTCCACGGCCCGGCGCGCGAGGCCGCGCGCCGGGCCGACGCCGCGTTGCTGTTCACGACCCTCGGGGGCGACGGGCCAGCGATTCCGGTCGAACGCGAGACCCTGCCGGGCGAGACGCTGTTCGTCGCGCGGGAGTAG